A section of the Ovis canadensis isolate MfBH-ARS-UI-01 breed Bighorn chromosome 1, ARS-UI_OviCan_v2, whole genome shotgun sequence genome encodes:
- the P2RY13 gene encoding P2Y purinoceptor 13, translating to MTLATTNVTGMKGFNGSERCPRDLKTAQLVFPAIYTIVFFMGILLNALALWVFIHIPSSSTFVVYLKNTLVADLIMTLTLPFKILSDARLGPWQLRAFVCRFSAVIFYDTMYVGITLLGLIAFDRFLKIIRPFGKFFVQKPAFAKGVSSLIWLFLFLLSLPNMILSNKEATPSSVKKCASLKGPLGLKWHAAVNYISQFIFWTVFVLMLLFYTVIAKKVYDSYRKSKSKDSKNNKRLEGKVFVVVAVFFVCFAPFHFSRIPYTHSQTNSKTDCRLQNQLFLAKEATLFLAATNICMDPLIYILLCKRFTERLPCMKGRQTAAFTQENHTSQSDNITLG from the coding sequence ATGACACTGGCAACCACGAATGTGACAGGGATGAAGGGCTTCAACGGGTCTGAGCGGTGCCCCCGAGACCTGAAGACGGCACAGCTGGTGTTCCCGGCCATCTACACTATTGTTTTCTTCATGGGCATCCTGCTGAATGCTTTGGCCCTGTGGGTGTTCATTCATATTCCCAGCTCCTCCACCTTCGTTGTATACCTCAAAAACACTTTGGTGGCTGACTTGATAATGACGCTCACGCTTCCATTTAAAATCCTCTCCGACGCTCGTCTCGGACCCTGGCAGCTCAGAGCCTTCGTGTGTCGTTTCTCTGCCGTTATCTTTTATGACACCATGTACGTGGGCATTACACTGCTGGGGCTCATAGCCTTTGATAGGTTCCTCAAGATCATCAGACCTTTCGGAAAATTCTTCGTACAAAAACCTGCTTTTGCAAAAGGGGTCTCATCCCTCATCTGGCTCTTTTTGTTCCTCCTCTCGCTGCCAAACATGATCTTGAGCAACAAGGAAGCAACACCATCTTCTGTGAAAAAGTGTGCCTCCTTAAAGGGTCCTCTGGGGCTGAAATGGCATGCAGCAGTGAATTACATTTCCCAGTTCATCTTCTGGACTGTTTTTGTCCTAATGCTTCTCTTCTATACGGTTATTGCAAAAAAGGTGTATGATTCTTACAGGAAGTCCAAGAGTAAGGACAGCAAGAACAACAAAAGGCTAGAAGGTAAAGTGTTTGTTGTCGTGGctgttttctttgtgtgttttgctCCGTTTCATTTCTCCAGAATCCCATATACTCACAGTCAAACCAACAGTAAGACTGATTGCCGACTGCAAAATCAACTGTTTCTAGCTAAAGAAGCAACTCTCTTTTTGGCAGCAACTAACATTTGCATGGATCCCTTAATATATATACTCTTATGTAAAAGATTCACAGAGAGGCTACCGTGCATGAAAGGGAGGCAGACTGCAGCATTCACTCAGGAAAATCATACGAGTCAGTCGGACAATATAACCCTAGGCTGA